From one Lactiplantibacillus paraplantarum genomic stretch:
- the coaE gene encoding dephospho-CoA kinase (Dephospho-CoA kinase (CoaE) performs the final step in coenzyme A biosynthesis.): MTKLIGLTGGIATGKSTVSKLLAAKLPIVDADKIAWQVEGPGQPTTQKIAAYFGQQAVLADGQLNRPWLGQLVFNDPQALQALTAITRLPIQYAMFEAIVAANQHQPAAIILDIPLLFESGWQHICDQVLVVTAPPTVVLQRLMARNHLSQQAAQARIDSQMPLAQKVAQADVVIDNGANIDKTEAAVLKWLKTITN, from the coding sequence ATGACAAAATTGATTGGATTGACTGGTGGCATTGCGACTGGCAAGTCGACCGTTTCAAAATTATTAGCGGCCAAGTTGCCAATCGTTGATGCTGATAAAATCGCGTGGCAAGTTGAAGGGCCCGGCCAACCGACGACCCAAAAGATTGCGGCGTATTTTGGACAACAAGCAGTACTAGCAGACGGTCAGCTGAATCGACCATGGCTCGGGCAGTTGGTGTTCAATGATCCACAAGCTTTACAAGCGTTAACCGCAATAACACGGTTGCCGATTCAATACGCGATGTTCGAAGCAATCGTGGCAGCAAATCAGCACCAACCGGCCGCAATTATTTTGGATATTCCATTGTTGTTTGAAAGTGGCTGGCAGCACATTTGTGATCAGGTGCTGGTCGTAACAGCACCACCGACCGTGGTATTGCAGCGGTTAATGGCCCGTAACCACTTATCACAACAGGCGGCCCAAGCGCGAATTGACAGCCAGATGCCACTGGCACAGAAGGTCGCCCAAGCCGACGTGGTCATTGATAACGGGGCTAACATTGATAAAACTGAAGCTGCCGTGTTAAAATGGCTGAAAACTATTACTAATTAA
- the infC gene encoding translation initiation factor IF-3, which produces MVNDGIRAREVRLIASDGEQLGVKSRQEAMQIAEDASLDLVLVAPKAKPPVARIMDYGKYRFEQQKKDREARKKQKVVSIKEVRLSPAIDTNDFNTKLKHAEKFLSKGDKVRVSIRFKGRAITHKDIGRQVLNRMIEATKEFSTVEAYPKMDGRSMFLVLAPKTDK; this is translated from the coding sequence ATGGTTAATGACGGCATCCGTGCTCGCGAAGTACGTTTGATCGCCAGCGATGGTGAACAATTAGGTGTCAAGTCACGACAAGAAGCAATGCAGATTGCTGAAGACGCTAGTTTAGATCTAGTATTGGTTGCGCCGAAAGCGAAACCACCCGTTGCCAGAATTATGGATTATGGGAAGTACCGTTTCGAGCAACAGAAGAAGGATCGGGAAGCCCGTAAGAAGCAAAAAGTGGTCAGCATTAAAGAGGTCCGCTTGAGCCCAGCTATCGACACCAATGACTTTAACACGAAGCTGAAACACGCTGAAAAGTTCTTGTCAAAAGGTGACAAGGTTCGCGTCTCCATCCGGTTTAAGGGCCGCGCTATTACCCATAAGGATATTGGTCGCCAAGTCTTAAATCGAATGATCGAAGCTACTAAGGAATTTTCAACGGTCGAAGCCTATCCTAAGATGGACGGCCGTAGCATGTTCCTAGTGCTAGCACCAAAAACAGACAAGTAA
- the nrdR gene encoding transcriptional regulator NrdR, which produces MQCPHCHHNGSRVVDSRPTDDGRVIRRRRECENCGFRFTTFERVEATPLLVIKKNGAREEFNREKVLRGIIRSAEKRPVSMETMTGVVDDVENKVRSLGENEISSQVIGEYVMEQLADIDEISYIRFASVYRQFKDMHVFLNELQDMMERDKVKLAKPSAKTTHAPKRKKD; this is translated from the coding sequence ATGCAATGTCCACATTGTCATCATAATGGCTCCCGCGTGGTTGACAGTCGACCAACTGATGATGGTCGCGTAATTCGACGACGGCGGGAATGCGAAAACTGCGGGTTCCGGTTCACAACATTTGAACGGGTCGAAGCCACGCCGTTATTAGTCATTAAGAAAAATGGTGCCCGCGAAGAATTCAATCGTGAAAAAGTCTTGCGCGGAATTATTCGCTCGGCCGAGAAACGGCCCGTTAGCATGGAAACCATGACTGGAGTCGTTGATGATGTTGAAAATAAGGTCCGGTCACTGGGTGAAAATGAAATTTCGAGCCAAGTTATCGGCGAGTACGTCATGGAGCAGCTGGCGGATATTGACGAAATTTCGTACATTCGTTTTGCTAGTGTCTATCGGCAATTCAAGGATATGCACGTCTTCTTGAATGAACTCCAAGATATGATGGAGCGTGATAAGGTCAAACTGGCAAAACCGTCAGCGAAGACGACCCACGCACCTAAACGAAAAAAAGATTAG
- the polA gene encoding DNA polymerase I, whose product MAKKLLLIDGNSVAFRAFFALHSQLERFVNPDGLHTNAIYGFNTMLDHMIKAVEPTDMLVAFDAGKTTFRTAMYDNYKGGRAKTPSEFSEQMPYIKQLLDAYGIKHYELKDYEADDIIGTLAGQADQAGYTTTVVTGDRDLTQLTTEHTTVAVTVKGVSEVERYTPAHVEEKLGITPAQIIDMKGLTGDTSDNYPGVTKVGEKTALKLLKQYGTMEGIYENIDAMKQSKMKEHLIEDREQAAQAKVLATIKRDAPIDVQLTDLTYAGPDLDQLAAFYQTMDFQSFLKKLHLQSDEPATPIDYTVLTKDNLAELQQLTDHVDFYLEMPTPNYHTSAFAGFAIGADGHWYISRNVELLMQPTVADLLSSTTIAKDVFDMKRTTVGLNRLGIQLGKVDFDLLLVSYLLDTNDNSNDLGSLAEQHGYTDLPSDETVYGKGVKRAIPEDDDVFFSHLARKLAAIADLKPQLLKELAANEQDQLYDDIEKPMANVLAQMEIAGITVDSSRLKAMGSQFTERLSEIEQTIYQEAGEEFNINSPKQLGHILFEEMKLPVIKKTKTGYSTAVDVLEKLAPEAPIVANILQYRQISKIQSTYVVGLLDAIHSTDQKVHTRYLQTLTQTGRLSSVDPNLQNIPVRLEEGRKIRQAFVPSHEGWQIFSSDYSQIELRVLAHITNDENMQAAFKAGDDIHAATAMRIFHLNSAEEVTPNIRRQAKAVNFGIVYGISDYGLSQNIGITRKQARSFIDAYFKEYPGVKKYMDEIVQTAKEQGYVETISHRRRYLPDINSKSFNQRSFAERTAMNTPIQGSAADIIKIAMIKMQDKLQAAGLKATMLLQVHDELIFEAPKEEIPVLEKLVPSVMDSAVQLAVPLKVESHYGDTWYDTK is encoded by the coding sequence ATGGCAAAAAAATTATTATTGATTGACGGTAACAGTGTGGCATTTCGAGCGTTCTTTGCGTTGCATAGCCAACTGGAACGGTTCGTAAATCCAGACGGCCTGCATACCAACGCCATTTATGGCTTCAACACAATGCTTGACCACATGATCAAAGCAGTCGAACCCACGGATATGTTAGTGGCTTTTGATGCGGGCAAGACCACGTTTCGAACAGCCATGTATGATAATTACAAGGGCGGCCGGGCCAAGACCCCCAGTGAGTTTTCTGAACAAATGCCGTACATCAAGCAACTTTTGGATGCGTACGGTATCAAACATTACGAATTAAAAGATTACGAAGCCGATGACATTATCGGCACACTGGCTGGTCAAGCGGATCAAGCCGGTTACACGACGACCGTCGTCACTGGTGATCGGGATTTGACCCAGTTGACGACCGAGCATACCACGGTGGCCGTGACCGTTAAGGGTGTTTCTGAAGTGGAGCGCTATACGCCGGCCCATGTTGAAGAAAAGTTGGGGATTACACCGGCACAAATCATTGACATGAAGGGGTTGACTGGTGATACCTCGGATAACTATCCGGGCGTTACTAAGGTTGGTGAAAAGACCGCTCTAAAATTACTCAAGCAATATGGCACGATGGAAGGTATTTATGAAAATATCGACGCCATGAAGCAGAGTAAGATGAAGGAACACTTGATTGAAGATCGCGAACAAGCAGCCCAAGCCAAAGTTTTGGCAACTATCAAACGAGATGCGCCCATTGACGTTCAGTTGACGGATTTAACGTATGCTGGCCCAGACCTTGATCAGTTGGCAGCATTTTATCAGACGATGGACTTTCAATCGTTTTTAAAGAAATTACACCTACAGTCTGATGAACCGGCAACGCCAATCGATTACACTGTCTTGACTAAAGATAATCTGGCGGAATTGCAACAATTGACTGACCACGTGGACTTTTACTTGGAAATGCCAACGCCGAATTACCACACGTCAGCTTTCGCTGGTTTTGCCATCGGTGCGGATGGTCATTGGTACATCAGTCGTAATGTAGAATTATTAATGCAACCGACTGTGGCTGACCTCTTGAGTAGCACAACGATTGCCAAGGACGTTTTTGATATGAAACGCACGACGGTCGGGCTTAATCGTTTGGGTATTCAGCTAGGCAAAGTCGATTTTGATCTCTTACTCGTTTCATACTTATTAGATACGAATGATAATAGCAACGACCTTGGTAGTTTAGCCGAACAACATGGTTATACTGATTTGCCGAGTGACGAAACCGTCTATGGTAAGGGCGTTAAGCGCGCTATTCCTGAAGATGACGATGTCTTCTTTAGCCATCTCGCTCGGAAATTGGCTGCGATTGCCGATTTGAAACCACAATTATTAAAGGAATTGGCAGCTAATGAGCAGGACCAACTGTACGATGATATTGAAAAACCGATGGCCAATGTCTTAGCTCAGATGGAAATCGCCGGCATTACGGTCGACAGCAGTCGACTTAAAGCGATGGGTAGTCAGTTTACAGAACGCTTGAGTGAAATTGAACAGACGATTTATCAAGAAGCCGGTGAAGAGTTTAATATTAATTCACCTAAGCAACTGGGTCACATCTTGTTTGAAGAGATGAAACTGCCTGTGATCAAGAAAACCAAGACAGGGTATTCTACGGCCGTGGACGTTCTGGAAAAGTTAGCACCAGAAGCCCCAATCGTGGCTAATATTTTACAGTATCGTCAGATTTCGAAGATTCAATCAACCTACGTTGTTGGCTTGCTAGATGCCATTCATTCTACGGATCAAAAGGTTCATACGCGTTACTTGCAAACGTTGACCCAAACGGGCCGGTTATCGTCCGTTGATCCAAACTTACAAAACATTCCGGTGCGCTTGGAAGAAGGCCGTAAGATTCGGCAAGCCTTTGTCCCTAGTCATGAAGGCTGGCAAATCTTCTCGTCTGACTACTCGCAAATCGAATTACGGGTGCTCGCGCATATTACTAATGACGAAAATATGCAGGCCGCCTTTAAAGCGGGCGATGATATTCACGCCGCAACGGCCATGCGAATCTTTCACTTGAATTCAGCTGAAGAGGTGACGCCAAATATTCGGCGGCAAGCCAAAGCGGTTAACTTTGGAATCGTCTATGGGATTAGTGATTATGGCTTGTCACAAAATATCGGCATTACTCGTAAACAAGCTCGCAGCTTCATTGACGCTTACTTCAAAGAATATCCGGGTGTCAAAAAGTATATGGATGAAATCGTGCAAACGGCGAAGGAACAAGGTTATGTGGAAACTATCTCACATCGGCGCCGGTACTTGCCAGATATTAACTCCAAGAGCTTCAATCAGCGTTCATTTGCTGAACGGACGGCCATGAACACGCCTATCCAAGGGAGTGCGGCTGACATCATCAAGATTGCGATGATTAAGATGCAAGATAAGTTACAAGCAGCGGGTTTGAAAGCAACCATGTTGCTACAAGTGCACGATGAATTGATTTTTGAAGCACCAAAAGAAGAAATTCCAGTTTTAGAAAAATTAGTGCCAAGCGTGATGGATTCTGCCGTACAGTTAGCCGTGCCGTTGAAGGTTGAGAGCCACTACGGTGATACTTGGTACGATACAAAATAG
- the mutM gene encoding bifunctional DNA-formamidopyrimidine glycosylase/DNA-(apurinic or apyrimidinic site) lyase, which translates to MPELPEVETVRRGLNRLVKGATIANIDVFWPKIINNDVDSFKQRLANQTIQTIDRRGKYLLFRFSNGLTMVSHLRMEGKYNVVPRGEDQGKHTHVVFHLTDDRDLLYNDTRKFGRMTLVPTGEENTVAGLKTIGPEPVAEQLTMAYMTATFGKSKKMIKPLLLDQSKLAGIGNIYADETLWMSKIHPMRPANSLTADEIATLRQNIIDEMAMAIKGHGTTVHSFSTAFGEAGQFQNHLHVYGREGEPCERCGTIIEKIKVAQRGTHFCPLEQQL; encoded by the coding sequence ATGCCTGAATTACCTGAAGTTGAAACTGTTCGTCGCGGTTTGAATCGCCTAGTTAAAGGGGCGACGATTGCTAACATTGATGTGTTTTGGCCAAAAATCATTAATAATGATGTCGACAGTTTCAAACAGCGTTTAGCCAACCAAACGATTCAAACTATTGATCGACGTGGTAAGTATTTATTGTTCCGTTTTAGCAATGGTCTGACGATGGTGTCGCATTTGCGGATGGAAGGCAAGTACAACGTTGTGCCACGTGGTGAAGATCAAGGTAAACATACGCACGTGGTCTTTCATCTGACCGATGATCGCGATTTACTATATAACGATACGCGTAAGTTCGGGCGAATGACGCTCGTGCCGACCGGTGAAGAAAACACGGTGGCGGGATTAAAGACAATTGGCCCGGAACCGGTTGCTGAGCAGTTAACGATGGCCTATATGACAGCTACTTTTGGTAAGTCGAAAAAGATGATCAAGCCATTATTATTGGATCAAAGTAAGCTTGCGGGCATCGGAAATATTTATGCGGATGAAACACTATGGATGAGCAAAATTCACCCAATGCGGCCCGCAAATTCGCTAACCGCCGATGAGATTGCAACGTTGCGCCAAAACATTATTGATGAAATGGCGATGGCAATCAAAGGCCATGGGACCACCGTTCATTCATTTTCAACGGCGTTTGGTGAAGCCGGTCAGTTCCAAAATCACTTACACGTCTATGGCCGTGAGGGTGAGCCTTGTGAGCGGTGTGGCACGATTATTGAGAAGATTAAAGTGGCTCAGCGGGGAACGCATTTTTGTCCGCTGGAACAGCAGTTATAG
- the dnaI gene encoding primosomal protein DnaI — MENISETLRTLMNRKNLNHRYEALMTAVYQDPDVRQFLAAHQNELSSDALERSAAKLYEFCEEKRKIARHEPTQAPGYQPALVMSNHLIDIAYQPTPQLQKQQAAHELQQRVRSISMPKNIQTADLKTYDQDGDRATALMAALDFIDAYTQAPKRFHRGLYLYGSFGVGKTYLLGGMANALAAKGFNTTLIHFPSFAVEMKRSISNNTSADKVDAIKRAPILMIDDIGADSSSTWIRDDVLGVILEYRMQEELPTCFSSNFSMQELQDGYLTLSQKGDEEPVKAQRIMQRVRYLASEIEMVGRNRRLNPDA; from the coding sequence ATGGAGAATATCTCAGAAACACTCCGGACGTTAATGAATCGGAAAAACTTGAATCATCGGTATGAGGCGTTAATGACAGCTGTGTACCAAGATCCAGATGTTCGTCAGTTTTTAGCCGCTCATCAAAACGAATTATCTTCGGATGCGCTAGAACGTTCAGCGGCTAAATTATATGAATTTTGTGAAGAGAAACGTAAAATTGCGCGGCATGAACCGACACAAGCACCGGGGTATCAGCCTGCATTAGTGATGAGTAATCATTTGATTGACATTGCTTATCAGCCAACACCACAACTTCAAAAGCAACAAGCTGCTCATGAATTACAGCAACGAGTTCGCTCGATTAGTATGCCGAAAAACATTCAGACGGCAGACTTGAAGACGTACGATCAAGATGGTGACCGGGCGACAGCATTAATGGCAGCACTTGATTTTATTGATGCCTATACCCAAGCGCCCAAGCGTTTTCACCGGGGCTTATATCTCTACGGATCATTTGGTGTCGGTAAGACTTATTTACTTGGTGGGATGGCGAACGCGTTGGCTGCTAAGGGTTTCAATACGACCTTGATTCATTTTCCGAGTTTTGCGGTCGAGATGAAGCGCTCGATTAGCAATAATACGTCGGCAGATAAGGTCGATGCGATTAAACGGGCCCCAATTCTCATGATTGATGATATCGGGGCCGATTCCTCGTCGACCTGGATTCGTGACGATGTGCTCGGAGTTATTCTGGAGTATCGAATGCAAGAGGAATTGCCAACTTGTTTCTCGTCCAATTTTTCGATGCAAGAATTGCAAGATGGTTACTTAACACTCTCACAAAAGGGTGACGAAGAACCAGTCAAAGCGCAGCGAATCATGCAACGGGTACGTTACCTTGCGAGTGAGATTGAGATGGTCGGTCGTAATCGACGACTCAATCCCGATGCTTAA
- the thrS gene encoding threonine--tRNA ligase, translating into MASINVKFPDGAEKQFDAGVTTEAIAKSISPSLAKRSVAGKFNDQIVDYRQPLTTDGSIEIIAADSEDGLNVLRQTAAQVLANAVKQLFPNIHFGSGEGNANGFFFDTDNPDEDGKQVSEDDLEAISDKMAAIIKQDLPIEREVLSKADALALVGDNPYQQDLVNERAAANNDQVVVYKQGDFVDLSDGAQLASTGKVKVFKLLSVAGAYWQGKSSNPMLQRIYGTAFLKQKDLDADLKRRQEARERDHRVIGNELDLFFVDPKVGNGLPYWMPNGATIRRQIERYIIDKEVANGYQHVYTPVLANLDVYKQSGHWEHYREDMFPPMDMGDGEQLELRPMNCPSHIQIYNHHIRSYRELPLRIAELGMMHRYEKSGALTGLSRVREMTLNDGHTFVAMDQIEEEFKKILSLMVEVYEDFDISDYRFRLSYRDPENKEKYFDDDAMWERSQKMLKSAMDDMGLDYFEAEGEAAFYGPKLDVQTKTALGGEETLSTIQLDFLLPERFDLKYVGADGEEHRPVMIHRGLVSTMERFVAYLTEIYKGAFPTWLAPKQVTIIPVNNGAHGAYAETVRRRLAAEGVRVSIDDRNEKMGYKIRESQTKKVPYLLVVGDQEVANGSVSVRKYGEERTESEAVDMFIGAITQEIKHYSRGASK; encoded by the coding sequence ATGGCAAGTATTAATGTTAAGTTCCCAGATGGTGCTGAAAAGCAATTTGATGCCGGCGTAACGACGGAAGCAATTGCAAAGTCAATTAGTCCTTCATTGGCTAAACGGTCGGTTGCTGGTAAGTTCAACGATCAGATCGTGGACTACCGCCAACCACTGACAACCGATGGTAGTATCGAAATTATCGCTGCTGATAGCGAAGACGGCCTCAACGTTTTACGGCAAACGGCTGCCCAAGTATTAGCTAACGCCGTTAAGCAACTATTCCCTAACATTCATTTTGGGAGTGGTGAAGGGAATGCCAACGGTTTCTTCTTTGATACCGACAATCCTGACGAAGATGGTAAACAAGTCAGTGAAGATGATTTGGAAGCCATCAGTGATAAGATGGCTGCAATTATCAAGCAAGATTTACCAATCGAACGCGAAGTCTTATCAAAGGCCGATGCTTTAGCTTTAGTTGGTGACAACCCTTACCAACAAGACTTAGTTAACGAACGGGCCGCTGCCAACAACGATCAAGTCGTTGTTTACAAGCAAGGGGACTTCGTTGATTTATCTGACGGTGCCCAGTTAGCCTCTACTGGGAAAGTCAAAGTCTTCAAGTTATTGTCCGTTGCTGGGGCATACTGGCAAGGTAAGTCCAGCAATCCAATGTTACAACGGATTTATGGGACGGCCTTCTTAAAGCAAAAAGATTTAGATGCTGACCTCAAGCGGCGTCAAGAAGCCCGCGAACGTGATCACCGGGTCATTGGTAACGAATTAGACTTATTCTTCGTTGATCCTAAGGTCGGCAATGGCTTGCCTTATTGGATGCCAAATGGTGCAACGATTCGTCGTCAAATCGAACGTTACATTATCGATAAGGAAGTCGCAAATGGTTACCAACATGTGTACACGCCAGTCTTAGCTAACTTGGACGTTTACAAGCAATCTGGTCACTGGGAACACTACCGTGAGGACATGTTCCCACCAATGGACATGGGTGACGGCGAACAATTGGAATTACGGCCAATGAACTGCCCATCACATATCCAGATTTACAATCATCACATTCGCTCATACCGTGAATTACCATTGCGGATCGCTGAACTTGGGATGATGCACCGTTACGAAAAGTCTGGCGCCTTAACTGGATTATCACGGGTTCGTGAAATGACTTTGAATGATGGTCATACTTTCGTTGCGATGGATCAAATCGAAGAAGAATTCAAGAAGATTCTGAGCTTGATGGTTGAAGTATACGAAGACTTTGATATTTCTGATTACCGGTTCCGTTTGAGTTACCGTGATCCTGAAAACAAGGAAAAGTACTTCGATGATGATGCCATGTGGGAACGCAGTCAAAAGATGTTGAAGTCCGCTATGGATGATATGGGCTTGGATTACTTCGAAGCTGAAGGTGAAGCTGCTTTCTACGGTCCTAAGTTAGATGTTCAAACTAAGACGGCCCTTGGTGGTGAAGAAACCTTATCAACTATCCAATTGGATTTCTTGTTACCAGAACGCTTTGACCTGAAGTACGTTGGTGCTGATGGTGAAGAACATCGTCCAGTGATGATTCACCGTGGCCTGGTTTCAACTATGGAACGGTTCGTCGCTTACTTGACTGAAATTTACAAGGGTGCCTTCCCAACTTGGTTAGCGCCTAAACAAGTAACGATCATCCCAGTTAACAATGGTGCACACGGTGCCTATGCTGAAACCGTTCGTCGTCGTTTGGCGGCTGAAGGTGTGCGGGTAAGTATCGATGATCGTAACGAAAAGATGGGTTACAAGATTCGCGAATCACAAACGAAGAAGGTCCCATACTTGTTAGTTGTCGGTGACCAAGAAGTTGCTAACGGGAGTGTTTCAGTTCGGAAGTACGGTGAAGAACGGACTGAATCCGAAGCCGTTGACATGTTCATTGGTGCCATTACGCAGGAAATCAAGCATTACAGTCGTGGTGCTAGCAAATAA
- the rplT gene encoding 50S ribosomal protein L20 has protein sequence MARVKGGTVTRKRRKRILKLAKGYRGAKHIQFKVAKDQVMKSYEYAFRDRRRRKSDFRRLWIARINAAARINDISYSQLMHGLKLANVDVNRKMLADLAVNDADAFKALVDTAKKALA, from the coding sequence ATGGCTCGAGTAAAAGGTGGAACTGTAACACGTAAACGTCGCAAACGGATTTTAAAATTAGCTAAAGGTTACCGTGGTGCTAAGCATATCCAATTTAAGGTTGCTAAGGACCAAGTAATGAAGTCATACGAATACGCCTTCCGCGATCGTCGCCGGCGTAAGAGTGACTTCCGTCGTCTTTGGATTGCCCGGATCAACGCGGCAGCCCGGATCAACGATATCAGCTACAGCCAATTAATGCACGGTTTGAAGTTAGCTAACGTTGACGTTAACCGTAAGATGTTAGCTGATTTAGCTGTTAACGATGCGGATGCTTTCAAGGCATTGGTTGACACTGCTAAAAAGGCGCTTGCTTAA
- the rpmI gene encoding 50S ribosomal protein L35: MPKQKTNRAAAKRFKVTAKGKIKSANAFTSHRFHGKTKKQRRQLRGTAIIEKPMVKTYHKLLQK, from the coding sequence ATGCCAAAACAAAAGACAAACCGCGCTGCTGCAAAGCGTTTCAAGGTAACTGCTAAGGGTAAGATTAAGAGCGCCAACGCTTTTACTAGTCATCGTTTCCATGGTAAGACTAAGAAACAACGTCGCCAATTACGTGGTACGGCTATTATTGAAAAGCCAATGGTCAAGACATACCACAAGTTATTACAAAAATAA
- a CDS encoding replication initiation and membrane attachment family protein: protein MPNDKPLTPKTGLVVPQAPALSAAQQAVLAELYLPLMGPLAYSLYAALRSLQSSENELSNRRSHAELLGILNVDLPAVLAARRKLEATGLLRSYYQQDELGVVYIYQLQAPLLALQFFADDLLSVLLLDTVGELRYQQLASDFSAQPIDLTAAKDVTANILDVFHVDSQKVTTPPLSVQKVRAQLAANEPAEDHSPVLSDDDFDWQLLGQILKQNYVDLKQVASSRQLIITESRVYGISEIEMAKLISEVASLTTGQFDENQLKLLIARRYERPAVPSQQVATEVSVATSAIKDTKTSAQLSTAEQQLVTYAKQVAPYEFLTALKQEKHGFVTSGENRLVHDLIGRGVLPNAVINMVIYYLLQNRELAALNRNLLETVANDWQQHGITTPEAALIYLRQRKQPKSTPTRRKNNRPTRKEIMPRWAQQQQQTERGKQPAQTGKQITAAQRKQLADRLAKLETNSEKED from the coding sequence ATGCCAAATGATAAACCCTTAACGCCCAAGACTGGATTAGTGGTCCCGCAAGCACCAGCGCTCAGTGCGGCACAACAAGCTGTATTGGCGGAATTATACTTGCCGTTGATGGGACCGTTGGCATATAGCTTGTACGCGGCGTTACGCAGCTTGCAGAGTAGTGAGAATGAACTAAGTAATCGGCGCAGCCACGCGGAACTTCTCGGTATTTTAAATGTTGATTTGCCGGCGGTGTTAGCGGCTCGGCGCAAGCTAGAAGCAACTGGCTTGTTGCGCAGCTATTATCAGCAAGACGAATTGGGTGTTGTGTACATTTATCAGTTACAAGCACCATTACTGGCGTTGCAGTTTTTTGCGGATGATTTATTGAGCGTCCTATTGTTAGACACGGTTGGTGAATTACGCTATCAGCAACTTGCCAGTGACTTTTCAGCGCAGCCGATTGATTTGACGGCTGCTAAAGATGTGACGGCAAATATCTTAGATGTCTTTCATGTTGATAGTCAAAAAGTCACGACACCACCGCTTTCAGTGCAAAAAGTTCGTGCCCAACTGGCGGCTAATGAACCGGCCGAAGACCATTCGCCCGTGCTCAGTGACGATGACTTTGACTGGCAACTGTTAGGGCAAATCTTGAAGCAGAACTATGTTGATCTCAAACAGGTTGCGAGTTCACGGCAACTGATCATTACGGAAAGTCGGGTCTACGGCATCAGTGAGATTGAGATGGCCAAGTTAATCAGCGAAGTGGCTAGTTTGACAACGGGTCAGTTTGATGAAAATCAATTGAAACTATTAATTGCGCGGCGCTATGAACGGCCGGCAGTTCCGAGTCAACAAGTCGCAACGGAAGTATCGGTTGCAACCTCGGCCATTAAGGATACCAAGACTTCAGCGCAACTCTCAACGGCTGAGCAGCAACTCGTGACGTATGCCAAACAAGTGGCACCGTATGAGTTCTTGACAGCCTTGAAGCAAGAAAAGCATGGTTTTGTAACGAGTGGTGAGAATCGATTGGTCCATGATTTGATTGGTCGGGGCGTATTGCCTAATGCTGTCATCAACATGGTGATCTACTATTTGTTACAAAATCGGGAGTTAGCTGCCCTTAATCGTAATCTGCTAGAAACCGTTGCTAATGATTGGCAACAGCACGGCATTACGACGCCGGAAGCAGCTTTGATATACTTGAGGCAACGTAAACAGCCGAAATCAACACCGACACGGCGCAAGAACAATCGACCGACGCGTAAGGAGATTATGCCAAGGTGGGCCCAACAACAGCAACAGACTGAGCGTGGTAAGCAACCAGCTCAGACCGGCAAACAAATCACTGCTGCCCAACGCAAACAGCTTGCTGATCGACTAGCAAAGCTTGAGACAAATTCGGAAAAGGAGGACTAA